One stretch of Sandaracinaceae bacterium DNA includes these proteins:
- a CDS encoding CehA/McbA family metallohydrolase encodes MSRLRLFASALSLLLLSCDGTEPPPDAQVTPDTGPPPTCEALPDFETGDDGAASPLEVPAGQSRAGRVGAAQLPEDRLNLAVWAEEDFVLTNGEVALLIEDTGLSDMYDRHGGRPVGVARVEGDRLVDAGDFNEILFGFGAFLVETEAVTVLNDGSDGEAAVIRATGPLGRLEFAGDLLADLLPGEDYSGLPGAMDYVMAPGSNAVDIVLHVGQPGTRPARVPFLVAAFFQHYRMPLWTDEGGFVRPDGEVPMVSFVDDAATSYAYFAPEGSTLAPIFEQSGVMVFSLGRSIVPGCSVAEIPLATLVLGGPGLGGLQTALGDYRGETLRTVTGRVENADGSPAPDARVHVRRADGRHFSRALPAEDGTFSLDVPDEGVSFYAHRLGTPVHGPVEVDAGADTVTLTLPAQGVLEVSVTDGDSLASIPARVQVVPVGGAPEVPADFGERNIRNGRAHVAFTTSGAVSLPVAPGEHDVYVSRGFEWELFTDRVTAVAGETTRVDVTLSRVVDTTGVMCADYHIHTHRSPDSPDSPELKLAGLIADGLEIPIRADHEWVNDFQPVIERMGLADYAFGIGGEELTTFAWGHFGVFPLVEDRSMQSGSAISWIGRLPPAVFADVRARPENPALIIHHPRSGGTFGGYFNAAGFDRDTATAVNADHWDEDFTLLEVFNDDSFDQARDSEVADWFALLNSGRRVFAVGSSDSHDIYGSPVGYPRTCLDLGVDDPRALDADTVRDVTNAGDSVISGGIYLDVVGPGGAGPGEEVSGAGDTASFELTVQAASWIRGAMQVEVIVDGVTTETIPIPDMGPDPLNPVLRLQTSGIEAPVAAEGSWVVFHVSAEGDLAPVHPGRRPFAVSNPIFLTR; translated from the coding sequence CGAGGACCGGCTGAACCTCGCGGTGTGGGCGGAGGAGGACTTCGTGCTCACCAACGGCGAGGTCGCGCTGTTGATCGAGGACACGGGGCTGTCGGACATGTACGACCGCCACGGCGGGCGCCCGGTCGGCGTCGCGCGGGTCGAAGGCGACCGGCTGGTCGACGCGGGTGACTTCAACGAGATCCTGTTCGGCTTCGGCGCCTTCCTCGTCGAGACCGAAGCGGTGACCGTGCTGAACGACGGCAGCGACGGCGAGGCGGCGGTGATCCGCGCGACCGGTCCGCTCGGGCGCCTCGAGTTCGCCGGCGACCTGCTCGCCGATCTCCTGCCGGGCGAGGACTACAGCGGGCTGCCTGGCGCGATGGACTACGTGATGGCGCCCGGCTCGAACGCGGTCGACATCGTGCTCCACGTGGGCCAGCCGGGCACGCGTCCGGCGCGGGTGCCGTTCCTGGTGGCCGCGTTCTTCCAGCACTACCGCATGCCGCTCTGGACCGACGAGGGCGGTTTCGTGCGGCCCGACGGCGAGGTGCCGATGGTCTCGTTCGTGGACGACGCCGCGACCAGCTACGCGTACTTCGCGCCCGAGGGCTCGACGCTCGCCCCCATCTTCGAGCAGAGCGGCGTGATGGTCTTCAGCCTCGGCCGCTCGATCGTGCCCGGCTGCTCGGTGGCGGAGATCCCGCTCGCCACCTTGGTGCTCGGCGGGCCGGGGCTCGGCGGCCTCCAGACGGCGCTGGGCGACTACCGCGGCGAGACGCTCCGCACCGTCACGGGCCGGGTCGAGAACGCCGACGGCAGCCCCGCGCCCGACGCGCGCGTGCACGTGCGGCGCGCCGATGGGCGGCACTTCTCCCGCGCCCTCCCCGCCGAGGACGGCACCTTCAGCCTCGACGTGCCGGACGAGGGCGTGAGCTTCTACGCGCATCGGCTCGGCACGCCCGTGCACGGCCCGGTCGAGGTCGACGCGGGCGCCGACACGGTCACGCTCACCCTCCCCGCGCAGGGCGTGCTCGAGGTCTCCGTGACCGACGGGGACTCGCTCGCCTCGATCCCGGCGCGCGTGCAGGTCGTGCCCGTCGGCGGCGCGCCCGAGGTCCCGGCGGACTTCGGCGAGCGCAACATCCGGAACGGACGCGCGCACGTCGCGTTCACCACGAGCGGCGCCGTCTCGCTGCCGGTCGCGCCCGGGGAGCACGACGTCTACGTGTCCCGCGGCTTCGAGTGGGAGCTGTTCACCGACCGGGTCACCGCGGTGGCGGGCGAGACGACGCGCGTCGACGTGACCCTCAGCCGCGTCGTCGACACGACGGGCGTGATGTGCGCCGACTATCACATCCACACCCACCGCAGCCCGGACTCGCCCGACTCGCCGGAGCTCAAGCTCGCGGGCCTCATCGCGGACGGGCTCGAGATCCCGATCCGCGCCGACCACGAGTGGGTCAACGACTTCCAGCCGGTCATCGAGCGCATGGGCCTGGCGGACTACGCGTTCGGGATCGGCGGCGAGGAGCTGACCACCTTCGCGTGGGGGCACTTCGGGGTCTTCCCGCTGGTCGAGGATCGGTCGATGCAGAGCGGCAGCGCCATCTCGTGGATCGGTCGGCTGCCGCCGGCGGTCTTCGCCGACGTGCGCGCCCGGCCCGAGAACCCCGCCCTGATCATCCATCACCCGCGGAGCGGCGGCACCTTCGGCGGCTACTTCAACGCGGCCGGCTTCGACCGGGACACCGCCACCGCGGTCAACGCCGATCACTGGGACGAGGACTTCACGCTCCTCGAGGTCTTCAACGACGACTCCTTCGATCAGGCGCGGGACAGCGAGGTCGCCGACTGGTTCGCGCTGCTGAACAGCGGGCGGCGCGTGTTCGCGGTCGGCTCCTCCGACAGCCACGACATCTACGGCTCGCCCGTGGGGTACCCGCGCACCTGCCTCGATCTCGGCGTCGACGACCCCCGCGCGCTCGACGCGGACACGGTGCGCGACGTGACCAACGCGGGCGACTCCGTGATCAGCGGCGGCATCTACCTCGACGTGGTCGGCCCGGGCGGCGCGGGCCCGGGCGAGGAGGTCTCGGGCGCGGGCGACACGGCGAGCTTCGAGCTGACCGTGCAGGCGGCGTCCTGGATCCGCGGCGCCATGCAGGTCGAGGTGATCGTCGACGGCGTGACCACGGAGACCATCCCGATCCCCGACATGGGCCCCGATCCGCTCAACCCGGTCCTGCGGCTGCAGACGAGCGGCATCGAGGCGCCCGTGGCCGCGGAGGGCTCGTGGGTCGTCTTCCACGTCTCGGCCGAGGGCGACCTCGCCCCGGTGCACCCGGGCCGCCGGCCGTTCGCGGTGAGCAACCCGATCTTCCTGACGCGCTGA
- the fumC gene encoding class II fumarate hydratase: MATRTESDTMGKLEVPADAYYGAQTERSKMNFPIGEERMPTEIVRAFGVLKKAAALTNHSLGNLEAEIKDLIVQAADEVIAGKLDDHFPLVVWQTGSGTQSNMNVNEVIANRAIQIAGGEMGSKSPVHPNDHVNRSQSSNDTFPTAMHIAAVEQIERHLLPCVKQLRETLHGKAEAYADIVKIGRTHLQDATPLTLGQAISGWVAQLDHAVAALKMSLTQLRELALGGTAVGTGLNTHPDYARHVAQQIAELTGFDFVSAPNKFAGLAAHDAFVFASGACKQLAAACMKIANDVRWLASGPRCGIGELLIPANEPGSSIMPGKVNPTQAEAMTMVCAQVMGNDAAIGFACSQGNFELNVFKPVIAYNLLQSVRLLGDACASFEERCARGLEPNRAVIEKNLKNSLMLVTALNPVIGYDKAAKIAKTAYEKGQTLKETAVELGFLSAEEFEAAVKPAEMVGPKR, encoded by the coding sequence ATGGCCACCCGCACCGAATCCGACACCATGGGCAAGCTCGAGGTCCCCGCCGACGCCTACTACGGCGCCCAGACCGAGCGCTCGAAGATGAACTTCCCCATCGGGGAGGAGCGGATGCCGACCGAGATCGTGCGCGCGTTCGGCGTGCTCAAGAAGGCGGCCGCGCTCACGAACCACTCGCTGGGCAACCTCGAGGCGGAGATCAAGGACCTGATCGTGCAGGCGGCCGACGAGGTCATCGCCGGGAAGCTCGACGACCACTTCCCGCTCGTCGTCTGGCAGACCGGCTCGGGCACCCAGTCGAACATGAACGTGAACGAGGTCATCGCGAACCGCGCCATCCAGATCGCGGGCGGCGAGATGGGCAGCAAGTCGCCCGTGCATCCGAACGACCACGTCAACCGCAGCCAGAGCTCCAACGACACCTTCCCGACCGCGATGCACATCGCCGCGGTCGAGCAGATCGAGAGGCACCTCCTCCCCTGCGTGAAGCAGCTCCGCGAGACCCTCCACGGCAAGGCCGAGGCCTACGCGGACATCGTCAAGATCGGCCGCACGCACCTCCAGGACGCGACGCCGCTCACCCTCGGGCAGGCGATCAGCGGCTGGGTGGCGCAGCTCGACCACGCGGTCGCGGCGCTCAAGATGAGCCTCACCCAGCTTCGCGAGCTCGCCCTCGGCGGCACCGCGGTCGGCACCGGGCTCAACACCCACCCCGACTACGCGCGCCACGTGGCGCAGCAGATCGCGGAGCTCACCGGCTTCGACTTCGTCAGCGCCCCCAACAAGTTCGCGGGCCTCGCGGCGCACGACGCCTTCGTGTTCGCGTCGGGCGCCTGCAAGCAGCTCGCGGCGGCGTGCATGAAGATCGCCAACGACGTGCGCTGGCTCGCGTCCGGGCCGCGCTGCGGCATCGGCGAGCTGCTCATCCCCGCCAACGAGCCGGGCAGCTCGATCATGCCGGGCAAGGTCAACCCGACCCAGGCCGAGGCGATGACGATGGTCTGCGCCCAGGTGATGGGCAACGACGCGGCCATCGGCTTCGCGTGCAGCCAGGGCAACTTCGAGCTGAACGTCTTCAAGCCCGTCATCGCGTACAACCTGCTGCAGTCGGTGCGGCTCCTGGGCGACGCCTGCGCCAGCTTCGAGGAGCGCTGCGCGCGCGGCCTCGAGCCGAACCGCGCGGTCATCGAGAAGAACCTGAAGAACAGCCTGATGCTCGTGACCGCGCTCAACCCGGTCATCGGCTACGACAAGGCGGCCAAGATCGCGAAGACCGCCTACGAGAAGGGTCAGACCCTGAAGGAGACGGCGGTCGAGCTCGGCTTCCTGAGCGCCGAGGAGTTCGAGGCGGCCGTGAAGCCGGCCGAGATGGTCGGCCCGAAGCGCTGA
- a CDS encoding response regulator, whose translation MGGIRVMVVDDSVLVCRALERALGAEGFEVVTRLNPIGTGAAIAREKPDVVLLDVSMPALDGGEVLATLAQARRRPRVLLHSDRDPAELEALARRHGADGTIPKGTPVAEIAQRLRRLVRAPQTRRRAVLVVEPEADRRARITDGLAGFADVTSSDSGTEALLLVMSPRPPELVVASTELDDLPLSKLAREAIRVDDSYRDRFVILRGPRGASFTRVEGFHPPMVDHDAAPSAIRDIVLSLEPAS comes from the coding sequence GTGGGCGGCATTCGGGTGATGGTGGTGGACGACTCCGTGCTCGTCTGCCGGGCATTGGAGCGCGCGCTCGGCGCCGAGGGGTTCGAGGTCGTCACGCGACTGAACCCCATCGGCACCGGCGCCGCGATCGCGCGGGAGAAGCCGGACGTCGTCTTGCTCGACGTCTCGATGCCCGCGCTCGACGGCGGGGAGGTGCTGGCCACGCTCGCCCAGGCGCGACGGCGGCCGCGCGTGCTCCTGCACTCGGACCGCGACCCGGCGGAGCTGGAGGCGCTCGCGCGGCGACACGGGGCGGACGGGACCATCCCCAAGGGCACGCCCGTGGCGGAGATCGCGCAGCGGCTGAGGCGGCTCGTGCGCGCCCCGCAGACCCGCCGGCGTGCCGTGCTCGTGGTCGAGCCGGAGGCCGACCGCCGCGCGCGCATCACCGACGGGCTCGCCGGCTTCGCGGACGTGACCAGCTCCGACTCGGGCACCGAGGCCCTGCTCCTCGTCATGAGCCCGCGGCCGCCTGAGCTGGTGGTGGCGAGCACGGAGCTGGACGACTTGCCGCTGTCCAAGCTCGCCCGGGAGGCGATCCGCGTGGACGACAGCTACCGCGACCGCTTCGTGATCCTGCGCGGGCCCCGGGGCGCGAGCTTCACCCGGGTGGAGGGGTTTCATCCTCCGATGGTCGACCACGACGCGGCGCCGAGCGCGATCCGCGACATCGTGCTCTCCCTGGAGCCCGCGTCGTGA
- a CDS encoding chemotaxis protein CheW gives MSGALLAMSVESLRLGLSVAVVQEIVDRPPSRPLPRAPAHLVGLASLRGAPLPLVDLGVLLSIGALPPREGRAVIAELEGGLRAGFLVSRVHGVIADAKRQRSTAPLDAALRTVTVGEVLSPDGVTLELDPHALFEVSRAC, from the coding sequence GTGAGCGGCGCGCTGCTCGCGATGTCGGTGGAGTCGCTGCGGCTGGGGCTTTCGGTCGCGGTCGTGCAGGAGATCGTGGACCGGCCCCCGTCGCGGCCTCTCCCGCGCGCGCCGGCGCACCTCGTCGGGCTCGCGAGCCTCCGCGGGGCGCCGCTGCCGCTCGTGGACCTCGGCGTGCTCCTGTCCATCGGAGCGCTCCCACCGCGCGAGGGGCGCGCGGTGATCGCCGAACTCGAAGGCGGCCTGCGGGCGGGCTTCCTCGTCTCGCGCGTGCACGGCGTGATCGCCGACGCCAAGCGGCAGCGCTCGACCGCTCCCCTCGACGCGGCGCTCCGGACCGTGACCGTCGGCGAGGTGCTCTCGCCGGACGGCGTGACGCTCGAGCTCGACCCTCACGCGCTGTTCGAGGTGAGCCGTGCCTGCTGA
- a CDS encoding response regulator produces the protein MIAPDLVLDLQAIAAERLATVEALVAELDPDAPGEALRTLARELHTLKGEARLVGLAAVAARVHDAEGVAAELAADVTSESHRRALYAALDAVAESLAVSAVPAARDGVRPSEARVARLTELALAARSGDAAMRGLSGELAQLREELAAMRAALAGSAPDRHAIGLRLDRVERHAANLATAARAVSADAREHADALEASARELGLVPLGGLFASQRAAVRRMALEQDKEVALETLGGDIEVDAEVLEALRVPLVHLLRNAIDHGLERPDERLAAGKESCGSVLVRARVDGSEVEVEVADDGRGVDVEAVRRRAQALGALGPDASDDEALRAVLLPGLSTQVKASVTSGRGVGLDAVASALIAVGGRVEVSSERGRGTSIRLRVPGSRVVSRGAVLEAGGSAWVVPARAVGVVLDAAAAPLEPAGAGWVMRLEDERLRYLSLADAIGAPASALPRRVVVLRDGRGEVALGVDRCRGVQRVTVRRDTVLVADLELLSGAAVLEDGEVVPMLDVAALMRLDGVGAARARSSAHVGRRRVLVVDDSELMRDVAASALREMGHEVLEAVDGRDALRVIAEGRPQLVVTDLDMPVMDGFALLEALRAAPETEHLPVVVFTSSEGDASVRRAGALGADAYVVKSRLSRVELERAVLGLLSREVA, from the coding sequence ATGATTGCGCCCGATCTGGTGCTGGATCTGCAGGCGATCGCGGCCGAGCGGCTGGCGACGGTGGAGGCCCTGGTCGCGGAGCTCGACCCGGACGCGCCGGGCGAGGCGCTGCGCACGCTCGCGCGTGAGCTCCACACGCTCAAGGGCGAGGCGCGGCTCGTCGGGCTCGCCGCGGTCGCCGCGCGCGTGCACGACGCCGAAGGCGTGGCGGCCGAGCTGGCCGCGGACGTGACCTCCGAGTCGCACCGCCGCGCGCTCTACGCGGCGCTGGACGCGGTGGCCGAGAGCCTCGCGGTCAGCGCAGTGCCCGCGGCGCGGGACGGAGTGCGACCGAGCGAGGCGCGGGTAGCGCGCCTGACCGAGCTCGCGCTCGCCGCCAGGAGCGGGGACGCGGCGATGCGGGGGCTCTCGGGCGAGCTCGCGCAGCTGCGTGAGGAGCTGGCGGCCATGCGCGCGGCGCTCGCCGGCTCCGCGCCGGACCGGCACGCGATCGGGCTCCGGCTCGACCGCGTGGAGCGGCACGCGGCAAACCTCGCGACCGCGGCCCGCGCCGTATCCGCCGACGCGCGCGAGCACGCCGACGCGCTCGAGGCGTCCGCGCGGGAGCTCGGCCTCGTGCCGCTCGGTGGGCTCTTCGCGTCGCAGCGGGCCGCGGTTCGGCGCATGGCGCTCGAGCAGGACAAGGAGGTCGCGCTCGAGACCCTCGGCGGGGACATCGAGGTCGACGCCGAGGTGCTCGAGGCGCTCCGGGTGCCGCTCGTGCATCTGCTCCGGAACGCGATCGACCACGGCCTGGAGCGCCCGGACGAGCGCCTCGCTGCGGGCAAGGAGTCGTGCGGGAGCGTTCTGGTCCGCGCCCGCGTCGACGGGAGCGAGGTCGAGGTCGAGGTCGCCGACGATGGGCGCGGGGTCGACGTCGAGGCGGTCCGTCGAAGAGCGCAGGCGCTCGGCGCGCTCGGACCCGACGCCAGCGACGACGAGGCGCTGCGCGCCGTCCTCCTGCCCGGCCTGAGCACCCAGGTGAAGGCCAGCGTCACCTCGGGACGCGGCGTGGGCCTCGACGCGGTGGCGAGCGCGCTGATCGCGGTCGGTGGGCGGGTGGAGGTGTCGAGCGAGCGCGGCCGGGGCACGTCGATCCGCCTCCGCGTCCCGGGCTCCCGTGTCGTCTCACGCGGCGCGGTGCTCGAGGCGGGCGGCAGCGCGTGGGTCGTCCCGGCGCGGGCCGTCGGGGTGGTGCTCGACGCCGCCGCCGCGCCGCTCGAGCCCGCAGGCGCGGGGTGGGTCATGCGCCTCGAAGACGAGCGCCTGCGCTACCTGTCCCTCGCCGACGCGATCGGCGCCCCCGCGAGCGCCCTTCCGCGGCGAGTGGTGGTGCTGCGCGACGGACGCGGCGAGGTGGCGCTCGGCGTCGACCGCTGTCGGGGCGTGCAGCGCGTCACGGTGCGCCGCGACACCGTGCTGGTCGCGGACCTCGAGCTGCTCTCGGGCGCGGCCGTGCTCGAGGACGGCGAGGTCGTGCCGATGCTGGACGTGGCGGCGCTGATGCGGCTGGACGGAGTCGGCGCCGCGCGCGCGCGGTCGAGCGCGCACGTCGGGCGACGCCGCGTGCTCGTGGTGGACGACTCCGAGCTCATGCGGGACGTCGCCGCGTCGGCGCTCCGCGAGATGGGGCACGAGGTGCTCGAGGCGGTCGACGGACGCGACGCGCTGCGCGTGATCGCCGAGGGGCGGCCCCAGCTCGTCGTGACCGACCTCGACATGCCCGTCATGGACGGCTTCGCGCTCCTCGAGGCCCTGCGGGCGGCGCCCGAGACCGAGCACCTGCCCGTCGTCGTGTTCACCAGCAGCGAAGGCGACGCGTCGGTCCGCCGCGCCGGGGCGCTCGGCGCCGACGCCTACGTGGTCAAGTCGCGGCTCTCGCGCGTGGAGCTCGAGCGGGCCGTGCTCGGCCTCCTCTCACGGGAGGTCGCGTGA
- a CDS encoding chemotaxis protein CheB: MSAAPLRLLVADDSPLFFRWVETELLPPHTGRPEGTLSLVGRARNGADACALAERLSPDLILMDVHMPVMGGLDAVAAIMARRPTPIVMVTGDPGEDGELAFEALRRGARDLIPKPEKWRLGPTERAAWRRRLHALAGRVERPAPRPPRVEAPPASRARVIGVGASTGGPAALGALLGPLPRDFAAPVLVVQHLAHGFVDGLARWLARETRLSVRVARDGERPEPGCVLLAPDGAHLSLPGTRVRVEPARGGHVPSIDVLFASLARSHGRHALGVLLTGMGRDGVEGMAALRAAGALTVAQDRESSVVWGMPGAATARGVVAQHGTPLELGHLIEARARRAGT; the protein is encoded by the coding sequence GTGAGCGCGGCGCCGCTCCGGCTGCTCGTGGCCGACGACTCGCCGCTCTTCTTCCGGTGGGTGGAGACGGAGCTGCTCCCGCCGCACACCGGCCGACCGGAGGGGACGCTCTCGCTCGTCGGGCGCGCGCGCAACGGCGCCGACGCGTGCGCCCTCGCGGAGCGGCTCTCTCCCGACCTGATCCTGATGGACGTGCACATGCCGGTCATGGGCGGCCTCGACGCGGTCGCCGCGATCATGGCGCGCCGCCCGACGCCCATCGTCATGGTCACGGGCGACCCCGGCGAGGACGGGGAGCTCGCGTTCGAGGCCCTCCGCCGCGGGGCGCGCGACCTGATCCCGAAGCCCGAGAAGTGGCGCCTCGGGCCGACCGAGCGCGCGGCGTGGCGGCGACGGCTCCACGCCCTCGCGGGGCGGGTCGAGCGGCCGGCGCCGAGGCCGCCGCGGGTGGAGGCGCCGCCGGCCTCCCGGGCGCGGGTCATCGGCGTGGGCGCGTCGACGGGAGGCCCCGCCGCGCTGGGCGCGCTCCTCGGCCCGCTCCCCCGCGACTTCGCCGCGCCCGTGCTCGTCGTGCAGCACCTCGCGCACGGCTTCGTCGACGGGCTCGCGCGGTGGCTCGCCCGGGAGACGCGCCTCTCTGTGCGGGTGGCGCGCGACGGCGAGCGCCCGGAGCCAGGCTGCGTCCTGCTCGCGCCGGACGGCGCGCACCTGTCTCTGCCGGGGACGCGGGTGCGCGTCGAGCCGGCGCGCGGTGGGCACGTGCCCTCGATCGACGTGCTCTTCGCGTCCCTCGCGCGCAGCCACGGTCGGCACGCGCTCGGCGTGCTGCTGACGGGGATGGGCCGCGACGGCGTCGAGGGCATGGCGGCGCTGCGGGCGGCCGGGGCGCTCACCGTGGCCCAGGATCGGGAGAGCTCCGTGGTGTGGGGCATGCCCGGCGCCGCCACCGCGCGCGGCGTGGTCGCGCAGCACGGCACCCCGCTCGAGCTCGGGCACCTGATCGAGGCGCGCGCGCGGAGGGCTGGAACGTGA
- a CDS encoding methyl-accepting chemotaxis protein translates to MDATDPHVSASLERRTEAFRRRFVMVIAGVLLLFGLTGVLVYATVGAEGGSIATVAVTTVTCLVTLMLSFGGRADLGARVLLAGLVGSAAVTLFRGVGGAFAVGTLQTLFLVAFLAPFLLPRAYTIGTVLAAMLVVLGAFAKGLAVGEVAWADAGPMGMGTSILLAAVAAMGVVFVRHSDENLGLLRMRLDDIEVVMERARRIAAGDLTGDVDGEGDVPKTVRSMLTNLREMVGQIQETSAQLASATQEIGAMARQQEESAVEQSSAVEETRRTIEAMLGSSREIASSARGVAENAEATLDNARTIDESLDGLRRHTDRIAEILDVIKDIANKSELLALNAALEGAKAEEAGRGFSLVAARMQRLAEDVMASVRDVKTLTDDIRGATRATTEATAGATRIAADTTEAAHRISAVTRDQERSTEEVTRAMNDIASAATQTSAGTNQTLQAARDLSHLAERLGGLVQRFQV, encoded by the coding sequence ATGGACGCCACCGATCCCCACGTGAGCGCGAGCCTCGAGCGTCGCACCGAGGCCTTCCGGAGACGCTTCGTCATGGTCATCGCCGGGGTGCTCCTCCTCTTCGGCCTCACGGGCGTGCTCGTCTACGCCACCGTCGGCGCGGAGGGGGGCTCCATCGCGACCGTCGCCGTGACGACGGTGACCTGCCTCGTGACCCTCATGCTGTCCTTCGGCGGCCGGGCGGACCTGGGCGCGCGCGTGCTGCTCGCCGGGCTGGTGGGCAGCGCCGCGGTCACCCTCTTCCGCGGGGTCGGCGGCGCGTTCGCGGTGGGCACCCTGCAGACCCTCTTCCTCGTCGCGTTCCTCGCGCCGTTCCTCCTCCCGCGCGCCTACACCATCGGCACGGTGCTCGCGGCGATGCTCGTCGTGCTCGGCGCGTTCGCGAAGGGCCTCGCCGTGGGGGAGGTCGCCTGGGCCGACGCGGGCCCGATGGGCATGGGCACGTCCATCCTGCTCGCCGCGGTGGCGGCGATGGGCGTCGTCTTCGTGCGGCACTCGGACGAGAACCTCGGGCTGCTGCGCATGCGGCTCGACGACATCGAGGTGGTGATGGAGCGCGCGCGCCGCATCGCGGCCGGCGACCTGACGGGCGACGTGGACGGGGAGGGCGACGTGCCCAAGACGGTCCGCTCGATGCTGACCAACCTCCGCGAGATGGTCGGCCAGATCCAGGAGACCTCGGCCCAGCTCGCGTCGGCCACCCAGGAGATCGGCGCGATGGCGCGCCAGCAGGAGGAGAGCGCGGTCGAGCAGTCGAGCGCGGTCGAGGAGACGCGCCGCACCATCGAGGCGATGCTCGGCAGCTCGCGGGAGATCGCCAGCTCCGCGCGCGGCGTGGCCGAGAACGCCGAGGCCACGCTCGACAACGCGCGCACCATCGACGAGAGCCTCGACGGCCTGCGCCGACACACCGATCGCATCGCGGAGATCCTCGACGTCATCAAGGACATCGCCAACAAGTCGGAGCTGCTCGCGCTGAACGCCGCGCTCGAGGGGGCCAAGGCCGAGGAGGCGGGGCGCGGCTTCTCGCTCGTCGCGGCGCGCATGCAGCGGCTCGCCGAGGACGTCATGGCCAGCGTGCGCGACGTCAAGACGCTCACCGACGACATCCGCGGGGCGACGCGCGCCACCACCGAGGCCACGGCGGGCGCCACCCGGATCGCCGCCGACACGACCGAGGCCGCGCACCGGATCAGCGCCGTGACCCGCGACCAGGAGCGCAGCACCGAGGAGGTCACGCGGGCGATGAACGACATCGCGAGCGCCGCGACCCAGACGAGCGCGGGAACGAACCAGACGCTGCAGGCCGCGCGCGATCTCTCGCACCTCGCCGAGCGCCTGGGCGGCCTCGTGCAGCGCTTCCAGGTCTGA
- a CDS encoding CheR family methyltransferase — MSDVSAADAERMLTRLEARYGLRPPESPRVRRAVSQVLAARPGDLDAFLPLIANHHTWFLRDRPQLEALVRALPATARVWSAGCASGEEPYSLAMLAALAGRPSLHVLATDVVPSVLARARAARYAGLALRHVEERLRERFFHEVDGDFVMRDAIREQVRFARHNLCDDPVAPGSWDAIVCRNVLIHFHPDAARRVIVRLGAALAPGGVLVLGAADALLRPRTKPPAASPASPPESPSLAHRAPPSAPPPPSALVHLDAGNRLAVARDQEGALACYAEAFADPSARLAAEARLLAGVALRRRGDLEVAVGALREATFLDADLWQAWWALAGLHDALGLTARAGAAIDAARAALERRPPRRLASNVTGLAGLDLDPDRARVLLARRAFPEPGDKSWTPPIPT; from the coding sequence GTGAGCGACGTCTCGGCGGCGGACGCGGAGCGCATGCTGACCCGGCTCGAGGCCCGCTACGGGCTGCGCCCGCCCGAGTCGCCACGGGTCCGCCGCGCGGTCTCGCAGGTCCTCGCCGCGCGTCCCGGAGATCTCGACGCGTTCCTCCCGCTGATCGCGAACCACCACACCTGGTTCCTGCGCGACCGGCCGCAGCTCGAAGCCCTCGTGCGCGCGCTGCCGGCCACTGCGCGCGTCTGGAGCGCGGGCTGCGCGAGCGGGGAGGAGCCGTACTCGCTCGCGATGCTGGCCGCGCTCGCGGGGCGTCCGTCGCTGCACGTGCTCGCCACCGACGTGGTCCCGTCCGTGCTCGCGCGGGCCCGGGCGGCTCGCTACGCCGGCCTGGCGCTCCGGCATGTGGAAGAACGGCTCCGCGAGCGGTTCTTCCACGAGGTCGACGGCGACTTCGTCATGCGCGACGCGATCCGAGAGCAGGTCCGCTTCGCCCGGCACAACCTCTGCGACGACCCCGTGGCGCCGGGGAGCTGGGACGCGATCGTCTGCCGGAACGTGCTCATCCACTTCCACCCCGACGCGGCGCGCCGGGTGATCGTGCGTCTCGGCGCGGCGCTCGCGCCCGGCGGCGTGCTCGTGCTCGGCGCCGCCGACGCGCTGCTCAGGCCACGGACCAAGCCGCCCGCGGCGTCGCCCGCTTCGCCACCGGAGTCGCCCTCCCTGGCGCACCGCGCCCCACCGAGCGCGCCTCCGCCGCCGAGCGCGCTCGTCCACCTCGACGCCGGGAACCGGCTCGCGGTGGCGCGCGACCAGGAGGGCGCGCTCGCCTGCTACGCGGAGGCGTTCGCCGATCCGAGCGCGCGGCTCGCGGCCGAGGCGCGGCTCCTGGCCGGCGTCGCGCTCCGCCGCCGCGGCGATCTCGAGGTGGCGGTCGGCGCGCTCCGCGAGGCCACCTTCCTCGACGCCGATCTCTGGCAGGCGTGGTGGGCGCTGGCGGGCTTGCACGACGCGCTCGGGCTCACCGCGCGCGCCGGCGCCGCGATCGACGCGGCCCGCGCCGCCCTCGAGCGTCGCCCACCGCGCCGACTCGCCTCGAACGTCACGGGCCTCGCCGGCCTCGATCTCGACCCCGACCGCGCGCGCGTGCTGCTCGCCCGGCGCGCCTTCCCAGAGCCTGGAGACAAGTCATGGACGCCACCGATCCCCACGTGA